The Verrucomicrobiia bacterium genome contains a region encoding:
- the lpxA gene encoding acyl-ACP--UDP-N-acetylglucosamine O-acyltransferase produces MAHHPTAVIDSRARIDPTAEVGPHTVIDGHVELGPGCRVGPLVHLTGWTRIGAGNSFGAGCVIGGPPQDLRYGGEPTRLEIGEGNTFREHVTVHCANRADEPTRIGSGGFFMAHCHVGHNAQIGDRVIIANGAQLGGHVVIEDMAFISANCLIHQFVRVGTLALMQGDSGISKDLAPFCIARDHNRVCGLNVIGLRRAGLPAAVRLELRRIYHALFRTGLGFRAALAAAEPLAESEWGLRLVTFAKGSRRGLVTERRHAAQGRPAPGEESGDEREED; encoded by the coding sequence TTCCCGGGCCCGCATCGATCCGACGGCTGAGGTGGGCCCGCACACGGTCATCGACGGCCATGTCGAGCTGGGGCCGGGATGCCGGGTGGGTCCGCTGGTGCATCTGACGGGATGGACCCGGATCGGGGCCGGGAACTCCTTCGGAGCGGGGTGCGTCATTGGCGGTCCGCCGCAGGATCTGCGCTATGGAGGTGAGCCGACGCGGCTGGAGATCGGGGAGGGCAATACCTTTCGGGAACATGTCACGGTGCATTGCGCCAACCGGGCGGACGAGCCGACGCGGATCGGGTCCGGCGGCTTCTTCATGGCGCACTGCCACGTCGGGCACAACGCCCAGATCGGGGACCGGGTGATCATCGCGAACGGGGCGCAACTGGGCGGGCATGTGGTGATCGAGGACATGGCGTTCATCTCGGCAAACTGCCTGATCCACCAGTTTGTGCGGGTGGGGACGCTGGCGCTGATGCAGGGGGACTCCGGCATCAGCAAGGACCTGGCGCCGTTCTGCATCGCGCGGGACCACAACCGGGTATGCGGCTTGAATGTGATCGGGCTGCGACGGGCGGGATTGCCGGCGGCGGTCCGATTGGAACTGCGCCGGATCTACCACGCGCTGTTCCGCACCGGGCTGGGATTCCGGGCGGCGTTGGCGGCGGCGGAACCGCTGGCGGAGAGCGAATGGGGGTTGCGGTTGGTGACCTTTGCCAAGGGGAGCCGGCGCGGCCTGGTGACGGAGCGCCGGCATGCGGCGCAGGGCCGGCCCGCGCCGGGGGAAGAGTCTGGGGACGAGCGGGAGGAGGATTGA